One Deltaproteobacteria bacterium genomic window carries:
- a CDS encoding RnfABCDGE type electron transport complex subunit A: MKPVLIFLSAAVVNNFVLAYFLGICPFLGVSKRIDTAVNMGLATTFVMAIAAVITWLINAFILVEYNLPFLQNVTYIITIAGLVQFVEMFIKKTSPHLYRSLGIFLPLITTNCAILGLALFSALREYTFIECMAFGIGAGVGFTLALVIMAGIREELEFADIPAYLKGAPMTLLVAGMLALAFMGFAGLISV, translated from the coding sequence ATGAAGCCGGTACTGATATTTCTCTCGGCCGCCGTTGTAAATAACTTCGTCCTTGCCTACTTCCTTGGCATATGCCCGTTCCTCGGCGTTTCGAAGCGCATCGATACTGCCGTGAACATGGGGCTTGCTACAACCTTTGTCATGGCCATAGCCGCTGTTATAACGTGGCTTATAAACGCCTTCATACTGGTTGAGTACAATCTGCCGTTTTTGCAAAACGTCACGTATATAATAACGATAGCCGGGCTCGTGCAGTTTGTCGAGATGTTCATAAAAAAGACCAGCCCGCATCTGTACAGGAGCCTTGGCATATTCCTGCCGCTGATAACGACTAACTGCGCCATACTCGGTCTTGCGCTCTTCTCGGCGCTAAGAGAGTATACCTTCATAGAGTGCATGGCTTTTGGCATAGGAGCGGGTGTTGGATTTACGCTTGCGCTCGTTATAATGGCAGGGATAAGGGAAGAGCTAGAGTTCGCGGATATACCTGCGTATTTAAAAGGCGCGCCCATGACGCTTCTTGTGGCAGGAATGCTGGCGCTCGCGTTCATGGGGTTTGCAGGACTTATATCGGTATAA
- a CDS encoding RnfABCDGE type electron transport complex subunit B translates to MTTTLLISLATMGGLGVAFALLLVYGSKKFHVEEDPLVEALNAVLPGTNCGACGYAGCAALAELLAKGDAPINACPAGGQEVADLIAKALGKESLKAKRILAVVLCRGGNAEAVKNAVYRGDMSCSAANITGGEKLCSYSCLGYADCVRACAYDAIDMSSNGLPVVFYDKCIGCGACAKACPRNIIEMHDELHKLFVYCKNKDKGPQAKKACKVSCIACTLCVKDAGAEGAIAMKDNLAVINYDSCPQNDASTKRCPTKCILYGEEELSTKSAFYSKQENKSAV, encoded by the coding sequence ATGACAACTACATTACTCATATCTCTTGCAACGATGGGCGGACTGGGTGTGGCATTTGCGCTGCTCCTTGTCTATGGCAGTAAGAAGTTCCATGTGGAAGAGGATCCGCTTGTCGAGGCTCTCAATGCCGTGCTTCCCGGGACCAACTGCGGCGCCTGCGGTTATGCCGGGTGCGCCGCGCTTGCCGAACTTCTTGCAAAGGGAGATGCGCCGATAAACGCGTGTCCTGCCGGAGGTCAGGAGGTTGCGGACCTGATAGCAAAGGCCCTTGGCAAGGAATCGTTAAAGGCAAAACGCATACTTGCAGTGGTGCTTTGCCGCGGCGGCAACGCAGAGGCAGTGAAGAATGCCGTTTATAGGGGGGATATGAGCTGCTCTGCGGCCAATATTACCGGAGGAGAGAAGCTTTGCTCGTACTCGTGCCTTGGTTACGCTGACTGCGTGAGGGCGTGCGCGTACGACGCTATAGACATGAGCTCAAACGGCCTTCCGGTCGTGTTCTACGACAAATGCATAGGCTGCGGCGCGTGCGCAAAGGCGTGCCCGAGAAATATAATCGAGATGCACGATGAATTGCACAAGCTCTTCGTGTACTGCAAGAATAAGGACAAGGGCCCCCAGGCAAAGAAGGCCTGCAAGGTCTCGTGCATAGCCTGTACACTTTGCGTAAAGGACGCCGGAGCGGAAGGCGCCATAGCCATGAAAGACAATCTTGCCGTTATAAACTACGACAGCTGCCCTCAAAACGACGCATCCACCAAACGCTGCCCCACAAAGTGCATCCTCTACGGCGAAGAAGAGCTCTCCACGAAAAGCGCGTTCTACTCGAAGCAGGAAAATAAGAGCGCGGTCTGA